From the Chloroflexus aurantiacus J-10-fl genome, one window contains:
- a CDS encoding RNA polymerase sigma factor: MTHPTHHDLIVGLRARDPHVIEWLYTTYARRLYASILRRLGDPELAFDLHHEVFARLIERAPTFEDRGVPVGAWLFRVARDLVVDVLRHPQRTVSLTGTTVTDTSSDLDSRFIAESDRQTLYVALQRLPDQYRQVLLLRYQYQLALPDIAHQLGRSQEATKTLLYRAVLALRKQMQVLSTDSSTLTPPMA; encoded by the coding sequence ATGACCCACCCAACCCACCACGACCTCATCGTTGGGCTGCGTGCCCGGGATCCGCACGTCATCGAGTGGCTATACACCACCTACGCTCGTCGGCTCTATGCGTCCATCCTGCGGCGCCTGGGTGATCCTGAGCTGGCCTTCGACTTGCACCACGAGGTCTTTGCCCGCCTGATCGAACGCGCTCCCACCTTTGAAGATCGCGGGGTACCGGTCGGGGCCTGGCTCTTCCGCGTGGCGCGCGACCTGGTCGTCGACGTCCTGCGTCATCCCCAACGCACAGTATCTCTCACCGGCACGACGGTGACCGATACGTCATCTGACCTGGACAGTCGCTTCATTGCGGAAAGCGATCGGCAAACCCTATACGTGGCGTTGCAGCGACTGCCAGACCAGTACCGGCAAGTCCTCCTCTTGCGCTATCAGTATCAGCTCGCCCTGCCCGACATAGCCCATCAACTGGGACGCAGCCAGGAGGCAACGAAGACCCTCCTCTATCGGGCTGTTCTGGCGCTACGTAAACAGATGCAGGTGCTGAGCACCGACTCCAGCACGCTGACACCACCGATGGCGTGA
- a CDS encoding Wzz/FepE/Etk N-terminal domain-containing protein, producing MNDEIDLRPYLSALLRRWWIILGTALGVALLVGVLAWIRTPPHTASTSLLIVPASAQVTLDNRFTSRDSLLFTTTVNQREALLGLARDATLEERVAAILESEGRLPDGYQLGNLSQRITIETDGDLVRITARADTADDARRLAILWGQEYTRLVNETYTRDTSSLELVEQQLTEARERYQMAQAELEAFIAQGELAAAEQEVRRLSDLVNSARAAGTDRFADYLRRANDIEQILRDAQLLRQRLGDQSADEVNVADALAALLLRIRNLSDQGSDRPILQLDSSLTDNAVVTVADLDRLITALRAEYQDVRSEAERLSELPPNELSPDSSLSLYNRLAAAQTRLEQLNARQRELTRNRDITFGLIEVLMRRIDELRVADAAPQVSVRYLGTVTNPVATIGRTVATQAAIGALAGIFLAAVIIVVLEAVAVARRNTALTPKPAGD from the coding sequence ATGAATGACGAGATTGATTTAAGGCCATACCTGTCAGCGCTCTTACGTCGCTGGTGGATTATTCTCGGTACTGCCCTGGGGGTAGCATTGCTGGTAGGCGTGCTGGCCTGGATACGAACGCCTCCCCACACTGCCAGTACCTCGCTCCTCATCGTCCCGGCAAGTGCCCAGGTTACGCTCGATAATCGCTTCACCAGTCGCGACTCCCTGCTTTTCACTACGACCGTTAACCAACGTGAGGCATTGCTGGGACTGGCGCGTGATGCAACGCTTGAAGAACGAGTTGCGGCAATCCTGGAGAGCGAGGGAAGATTGCCAGATGGGTATCAATTGGGCAATCTAAGCCAACGCATAACGATAGAAACCGATGGCGATCTGGTACGGATAACTGCGCGTGCTGACACAGCCGATGATGCTCGCCGATTGGCGATTTTGTGGGGACAAGAGTATACACGGCTGGTGAACGAAACCTATACTAGAGATACCAGCTCGTTGGAACTGGTCGAACAACAACTGACCGAAGCCCGCGAACGTTATCAAATGGCTCAGGCCGAACTGGAAGCATTTATTGCTCAGGGTGAACTTGCCGCTGCCGAACAAGAAGTGCGCCGCCTGAGCGATCTGGTGAATAGCGCCCGTGCTGCGGGTACTGATCGTTTCGCTGATTACCTTCGGCGGGCGAATGATATTGAGCAAATCTTGCGCGATGCACAGCTCTTGCGGCAGCGGTTGGGCGATCAATCTGCCGACGAAGTCAATGTAGCAGATGCGTTAGCAGCATTGTTGCTCCGGATTCGCAATCTGAGTGATCAGGGCAGTGATCGTCCTATCTTACAGCTCGACAGCTCGCTGACGGATAATGCCGTCGTGACCGTAGCCGATCTTGACCGTTTAATCACTGCTCTTCGCGCTGAATATCAGGATGTGCGCAGCGAGGCTGAGCGGTTAAGTGAGCTACCACCCAATGAGCTAAGCCCCGACTCGAGCCTGTCATTGTACAACCGTCTGGCCGCAGCGCAGACTCGTCTTGAACAACTAAATGCTCGTCAGCGCGAATTGACTCGTAATCGCGATATTACGTTTGGGCTGATTGAAGTCCTGATGAGGCGTATCGATGAGTTACGAGTCGCAGATGCAGCCCCACAGGTCTCGGTACGCTATCTCGGTACGGTTACCAATCCTGTGGCAACGATAGGTCGTACAGTGGCAACTCAGGCTGCAATTGGTGCCCTGGCCGGCATCTTCCTGGCAGCAGTCATCATTGTGGTACTTGAAGCAGTTGCGGTTGCCCGTCGTAATACTGCACTGACCCCAAAACCGGCTGGAGATTGA
- a CDS encoding glycosyltransferase family 39 protein has product MTQTEAIVALPEQVVSEQLQPRQRFLALSGAERRVVSWLAPLALIHTLIYVFLVPPWQHYDEPGHFLYAAYIVRGGITAPDDVAIAREVADSMYRHAFWPPGVRPDLLSPRPPGIPTDQRHHPPLYYSVIATLIGPFRYMPVEYQLYLGRVFSAFLMMLTVIAVWRIGLTMAPDEPQMALVLAVLVAGTPAFVDLMSALNSDVLMNFAAATAFLGFAILIRYGWCGSGVLLAVLGTGVAILTKRTAIPLLVPLLLALVWSMYRRPVRWWVYLVGGGLSTGALLMLGFTFDTAGLRTQPWLAAIERDYLRMDIVVWLQSWLNWERAWPWYIRTVEIAHNHFWVRLAWGHIPVWPPIGDWLFAGLSIAAIIGLLRGTQQWSAILPNWQQRWLWLCAIAVGLAWFTLLGRLHPLDEQEIPYIPRGRYLFWAIVPTIWLLAAGWQQLWPARWQPLTPYLLLAIITVFDMAALATLVTFYYLR; this is encoded by the coding sequence ATGACCCAGACTGAGGCAATCGTCGCACTACCTGAACAAGTGGTAAGCGAACAACTACAACCAAGGCAACGTTTCCTGGCTCTCAGCGGAGCAGAAAGGCGTGTAGTATCATGGCTGGCCCCACTTGCGCTGATTCACACCCTGATCTACGTGTTCCTGGTGCCACCCTGGCAACATTACGACGAGCCGGGTCACTTTTTATATGCGGCGTACATTGTGCGCGGTGGAATCACTGCCCCTGATGATGTCGCGATTGCCCGAGAAGTCGCCGACTCGATGTACCGTCACGCCTTCTGGCCCCCTGGGGTACGCCCCGATTTGCTCAGCCCACGTCCGCCTGGTATTCCAACCGATCAACGGCACCATCCTCCACTATACTACAGCGTTATCGCAACCCTGATCGGCCCGTTCCGGTATATGCCGGTCGAATATCAGCTTTATCTCGGTCGCGTATTCAGTGCATTCTTAATGATGTTGACGGTCATCGCGGTGTGGCGCATTGGCCTGACGATGGCGCCTGATGAACCACAGATGGCACTGGTGCTGGCTGTACTGGTAGCCGGCACGCCGGCATTCGTCGATCTGATGAGCGCACTGAACAGCGATGTTCTGATGAACTTTGCCGCAGCCACAGCCTTTCTGGGCTTTGCTATCCTGATCCGCTACGGCTGGTGTGGTAGTGGCGTGCTGCTGGCCGTATTGGGAACCGGCGTGGCCATCCTGACCAAACGCACGGCCATTCCGCTCCTTGTCCCCCTGCTCCTGGCCCTTGTGTGGAGTATGTACCGTCGTCCAGTACGCTGGTGGGTCTACCTCGTGGGTGGTGGTCTCAGTACTGGCGCGTTGCTGATGCTCGGTTTCACCTTCGATACCGCTGGTCTGCGCACCCAACCCTGGCTGGCCGCTATCGAACGCGACTATCTGCGGATGGACATTGTGGTGTGGCTGCAATCATGGTTAAACTGGGAGCGAGCGTGGCCGTGGTACATTCGCACGGTAGAGATCGCGCACAACCACTTTTGGGTACGGCTGGCTTGGGGGCACATTCCAGTCTGGCCTCCGATTGGCGACTGGCTCTTTGCCGGCTTGAGCATTGCGGCAATCATTGGATTGCTGCGTGGAACGCAACAGTGGTCAGCTATTTTACCGAACTGGCAACAACGCTGGCTATGGCTGTGCGCGATTGCAGTGGGGCTGGCGTGGTTCACGCTGCTTGGACGGCTACATCCTCTGGACGAGCAAGAGATACCATATATCCCCCGCGGTCGCTACCTCTTTTGGGCAATCGTGCCCACAATCTGGCTGCTGGCAGCCGGCTGGCAACAACTCTGGCCTGCTCGCTGGCAACCTCTGACACCCTATCTCTTGCTTGCAATCATCACGGTGTTTGATATGGCAGCATTAGCGACGTTAGTAACGTTCTACTATCTGCGTTGA
- a CDS encoding HEPN domain-containing protein, translated as MNRWRDWYEQGKRDYTRALWAFFTLQQASEKVVKALGLARGVTLWGHSLTDRLRRLNQELAVPEEVLDSARLLDLYYIPPCYPNGFASGKPADYVTETQAQEGLHAADRVIRFCESHLPGSR; from the coding sequence ATGAACCGCTGGCGCGACTGGTATGAGCAAGGTAAGCGTGATTACACACGCGCATTGTGGGCGTTTTTCACGTTGCAACAGGCGTCTGAAAAGGTGGTTAAGGCGTTGGGGCTGGCCAGGGGTGTGACCCTTTGGGGTCATTCTCTCACAGACAGGCTGAGACGACTGAACCAGGAGCTGGCGGTGCCAGAAGAGGTGCTGGATAGTGCTCGCTTGCTCGACCTGTACTACATCCCACCTTGCTATCCGAACGGTTTTGCCTCAGGAAAGCCAGCCGATTATGTTACCGAAACGCAGGCACAGGAGGGACTGCATGCGGCGGATCGAGTCATTCGGTTCTGTGAAAGCCATCTCCCTGGATCGCGCTGA
- a CDS encoding sugar transferase, translating to MLERLRTRLIGSVLAWDLIATLLCLALVVRNDPTLTRQWPLYGGVAVIWTLVFIVLAPQRALFTRTLLEAFTRLFLAVLLAATSFAGLLYLVNGVAIDRGTFTWFVILNLVVLGVIHLGFRTFARWRQQRGNGRRVLVVGEVNAAIRLADEFVRRPWTGVQVVGYASDERDAPTSLPRLGGLHDLVTLVRRCQIDEVIFALPPSRYDQVVELSLQLLKEPVMIHTVPTALDLAFARTPVDSVGGIPLVSLRESALTDSQRVVKRLFDIVVSLLLIVLLSPLMLLIALLIKLESPGPIIFRQERIGEHGRRFQMLKFRSMYVDADRRWREVAQRDEHGRLIHKMKDDPRITRIGRKLRRTSLDELPQLFNVLRGEMSLVGPRPEMPYIAAEYEPWQWQRFRVPPGMTGWWQVNGRSDKPMHLHTEDDLYYIQNYSFWLDLRILLKTVIVVWQGHGAY from the coding sequence ATGCTGGAACGCCTGCGCACGCGACTGATCGGGAGCGTTCTCGCGTGGGATCTGATAGCAACATTGCTGTGTCTCGCCCTCGTCGTTCGCAATGATCCAACTCTTACACGCCAGTGGCCGCTCTACGGCGGTGTTGCTGTGATCTGGACACTGGTATTCATCGTTCTGGCCCCACAACGGGCACTGTTCACCCGCACCCTTCTCGAAGCCTTTACCCGTCTCTTCCTCGCTGTACTGCTGGCGGCAACCTCATTCGCCGGGTTACTCTATCTGGTGAACGGGGTGGCTATTGATCGGGGAACATTCACCTGGTTCGTCATTCTTAATCTGGTCGTCCTGGGCGTGATCCATCTGGGATTTCGGACGTTCGCCCGCTGGCGGCAGCAGCGTGGAAATGGGCGACGAGTACTGGTGGTTGGCGAGGTGAATGCTGCCATCCGCCTGGCCGATGAATTTGTGCGCCGGCCATGGACCGGCGTACAAGTGGTGGGGTATGCCTCTGATGAGCGCGATGCCCCAACAAGCCTTCCCCGCCTGGGCGGTTTACACGATCTCGTGACCCTGGTGCGTCGGTGTCAGATCGATGAAGTGATCTTCGCGTTGCCACCATCACGCTACGATCAGGTGGTTGAGTTGTCGTTGCAATTACTCAAAGAGCCGGTGATGATTCACACAGTCCCAACGGCGCTCGATCTGGCGTTTGCCCGGACTCCAGTGGATAGTGTAGGTGGTATTCCACTGGTGTCACTCCGCGAGTCGGCACTGACCGACTCGCAACGGGTGGTGAAGCGTCTATTTGATATTGTTGTGAGTTTGCTGTTGATCGTGCTGCTCTCTCCTTTAATGCTGCTGATCGCGCTGCTTATCAAACTCGAGTCGCCGGGGCCGATTATTTTTCGTCAGGAGCGCATTGGTGAGCATGGGCGACGCTTTCAGATGCTGAAGTTTCGCAGCATGTACGTCGATGCAGATCGGCGCTGGCGTGAGGTAGCCCAGCGTGATGAACACGGTCGGCTTATTCATAAGATGAAAGATGATCCGCGCATCACTCGTATTGGGCGAAAATTACGCCGCACATCCCTCGATGAATTACCACAACTGTTCAATGTATTACGCGGCGAAATGAGTCTGGTGGGGCCGCGACCAGAGATGCCTTATATCGCTGCCGAGTATGAGCCGTGGCAGTGGCAGCGCTTCCGGGTTCCGCCGGGCATGACCGGCTGGTGGCAGGTGAATGGTCGTAGTGATAAGCCGATGCATTTGCACACCGAAGATGATCTGTACTACATCCAGAATTATTCATTCTGGCTCGATCTGCGCATCCTGCTCAAAACGGTGATCGTCGTCTGGCAGGGGCATGGCGCATATTGA
- a CDS encoding phospholipid carrier-dependent glycosyltransferase, with amino-acid sequence MLLTALTAGILFLIGFCFSETFGWIYGLFIVGFFLSHPLVEVLGKQAMLDVPAIFFSLVSVYCAWRGIHYRSGREAFIFGIGGGLFSGLAVSAKLNAGLVVISILTIGIINLYLRRTRNDILFILPNLILPALIFFVVNPQIWHDLLTGIRVMLEHSQIIAARRSSRPNEALWTINDALRAFQARVFGDYFHLALWITGCLLMKANLKQNYPFVVYGFIVMAGVIAWTPLNWDRFYLPAVPFYAIVLGYTLGSFFESLFVRMTQKHAIPMETSNPLPGSKD; translated from the coding sequence GTGCTACTGACAGCACTCACTGCCGGAATCCTTTTCCTGATCGGATTTTGTTTCTCTGAAACATTTGGCTGGATATATGGACTTTTTATCGTTGGCTTCTTTTTATCCCATCCGTTAGTCGAAGTTTTAGGCAAGCAAGCAATGCTTGACGTACCGGCTATTTTCTTCAGTCTTGTTTCAGTATATTGTGCGTGGCGTGGAATACATTATCGTTCAGGAAGGGAAGCGTTCATATTCGGCATAGGCGGTGGTTTATTTAGTGGACTGGCAGTCTCAGCAAAGCTAAATGCCGGACTCGTTGTAATCTCAATCCTGACGATTGGTATCATCAACCTCTATTTGCGTAGAACCAGAAATGATATATTGTTTATTCTGCCTAATCTTATTCTTCCGGCACTCATCTTCTTTGTAGTAAATCCACAAATATGGCATGATCTTTTGACTGGGATCAGGGTCATGCTAGAGCATTCACAAATTATTGCGGCAAGACGAAGTTCACGTCCAAATGAAGCCCTTTGGACGATCAATGATGCGCTAAGAGCTTTTCAAGCCAGAGTTTTCGGTGACTACTTTCATCTGGCTCTATGGATAACCGGCTGTTTACTGATGAAGGCAAACCTCAAACAGAATTACCCATTTGTAGTCTACGGTTTCATCGTAATGGCAGGAGTGATTGCCTGGACGCCCCTGAATTGGGATCGCTTCTACTTACCGGCTGTACCGTTTTATGCCATAGTGTTGGGCTATACACTCGGTAGCTTTTTTGAATCACTGTTTGTAAGAATGACCCAGAAACATGCCATTCCTATGGAAACAAGCAACCCATTACCCGGTTCAAAAGATTAG
- a CDS encoding WecB/TagA/CpsF family glycosyltransferase, which produces MSCHRISVLKTVIDPFPISALNQYIGEAIASHKQRIIAHHNLHSVYLYHRDAKMRMFYERADIIHIDGMPLVYWARLLGYPVSRDQRVTYVDWIQPLLAMATAEGWRVFYLGGKPGVAARAAEIVCRQYPTLTIATHHGYFPPEENDTVLATIAAFQPHILLVGMGMPRQEHWVLDNLDKLTANAILTAGACFDYIAGAIPTPPRWMGRLGLEWLYRLISEPRRLGKRYLIEPWALLPLMIADVRSVLLRKGRS; this is translated from the coding sequence ATGAGTTGCCATCGCATTTCAGTACTTAAAACCGTTATTGACCCATTCCCGATCTCGGCTCTCAACCAATACATCGGCGAGGCCATTGCTTCGCATAAGCAACGAATCATCGCTCATCACAACTTACACAGCGTTTACCTGTATCATCGTGATGCCAAAATGCGGATGTTTTACGAACGAGCGGACATTATCCATATTGATGGCATGCCCCTTGTTTACTGGGCGCGCCTGTTAGGCTATCCGGTGTCACGTGACCAGCGGGTAACGTACGTTGACTGGATTCAGCCATTGCTGGCAATGGCTACGGCTGAAGGATGGCGTGTGTTCTACCTCGGTGGTAAACCAGGGGTAGCCGCCCGTGCAGCAGAGATCGTATGCCGGCAATACCCGACACTTACCATTGCCACACACCACGGCTATTTTCCGCCGGAAGAGAATGACACAGTATTAGCAACCATTGCCGCCTTTCAGCCCCATATCTTGCTGGTTGGCATGGGGATGCCGCGTCAAGAACATTGGGTACTGGACAATCTCGACAAGCTTACAGCGAATGCTATTCTAACTGCTGGAGCATGCTTTGACTATATTGCCGGCGCGATTCCCACGCCACCACGCTGGATGGGGCGTCTGGGGTTAGAGTGGCTCTATCGCCTCATCAGCGAACCGCGCCGCCTGGGGAAGCGATATCTGATCGAGCCGTGGGCATTGTTACCACTGATGATCGCCGATGTACGGAGCGTGTTGCTGAGGAAAGGAAGGAGCTAA
- a CDS encoding glycosyltransferase family 4 protein, translated as MKKQLIINIVTQMEAGGAQKAAVQVCEGLIQRGYTSEVWFLYKKRDTYVNRPHIRWLCDGRPKTVYDFILLCIKLYHWLRNAKPSGVITYTHYANVIGQTVAYLAGIPYRMATQRNPSWSYPVIARWLDRLLGTIGIYTSNIFVSHSVADSFQSYPNIYKNRSRVVLNGLSKPRTECTKLAARTKFGLPVDRIIVTNIGRLAAQKNQQLLIKAIGCIPNPNWYLVIAGDGELRCELEQMIHEYDCTDHVKLLGELSPEEIGDLLIASDIFALPSRFEAFGFATVEAMMMGLPVIASDLDVNHEIIGDAGIFLPTTDFQEWSDAIQSLANNEQERKRLGNLSLMNAKKYDLNQMIDEYIKHLFIK; from the coding sequence ATGAAAAAACAACTTATTATCAATATTGTTACGCAAATGGAAGCGGGTGGTGCTCAAAAGGCGGCCGTTCAAGTCTGTGAAGGATTAATCCAAAGAGGATACACCTCAGAAGTCTGGTTTCTATACAAAAAACGCGACACTTATGTTAATCGTCCACATATTCGATGGCTTTGCGACGGTAGACCAAAGACGGTATATGATTTTATCCTGCTTTGCATCAAACTCTATCATTGGTTACGTAACGCAAAACCGAGTGGTGTCATAACCTACACACATTATGCAAACGTTATCGGGCAAACCGTCGCTTACCTGGCTGGCATCCCTTACCGCATGGCGACACAACGCAATCCAAGCTGGAGTTATCCGGTCATTGCCCGTTGGCTCGACCGATTGTTGGGTACAATTGGTATCTACACATCAAATATTTTTGTCTCTCACAGTGTAGCAGACTCTTTTCAATCGTACCCCAACATATACAAGAATCGGAGCAGAGTTGTTCTCAATGGACTATCTAAACCAAGGACGGAGTGTACGAAATTAGCAGCGAGAACCAAGTTTGGGTTGCCAGTAGATCGTATTATTGTAACGAACATTGGTCGTCTTGCTGCGCAAAAAAATCAGCAATTATTGATCAAAGCTATCGGTTGTATACCAAACCCCAATTGGTATTTAGTGATTGCCGGTGACGGTGAACTACGATGTGAACTTGAACAAATGATCCATGAGTATGATTGTACTGATCACGTAAAGTTACTGGGTGAACTATCCCCAGAGGAGATCGGTGATCTGTTAATTGCCAGCGATATTTTTGCCTTGCCTTCACGATTTGAAGCGTTCGGTTTTGCAACCGTTGAAGCGATGATGATGGGATTACCAGTAATCGCAAGTGATCTGGACGTTAATCATGAGATTATCGGTGATGCTGGTATTTTTTTGCCAACCACAGATTTCCAGGAATGGAGCGATGCTATTCAATCTCTAGCAAACAATGAACAAGAACGCAAAAGACTAGGAAATTTATCACTGATGAATGCCAAAAAATATGATCTTAATCAAATGATTGACGAATATATCAAGCACCTGTTTATCAAATAA
- a CDS encoding glycosyltransferase, translating to MSRRVIVFYNQPIAISETFVYNQIAGLKRYQPIVIGIKHPQGPEIDVSHLNIHLINQGGIIGTIREIGIKVLGYVPNDIDRLVDQVQPHLIHAHFAPYGAIAMPLARQRGLPLLVSVHGTDVTMSDTAIWRSSYMAHRLYLLRRRALAQMVSRVIVQSDFLHRIVVERHGFAPAKVVCIRHGIDVQRFNPKTQMTVWGKILYVGRLAERKGLPFLLHALARLRNRFPEIQLTVIGDGPMRQQYEALGRDLLGQRVTFLGAQPNKVVQQHLAEACIFCMPSITMPSGEAETLGMVFLEAMAMQVPPVSFRSGGIPEVIIHGQTGFLAHERDVEELAHYIEILLADPDLRHRLGVQGRQWVEQEFNLEKQNAKLESLYDEVVDEYHH from the coding sequence ATGAGCAGACGGGTAATTGTATTTTATAACCAGCCAATAGCGATTTCAGAAACGTTCGTCTACAATCAAATCGCAGGTTTGAAACGTTACCAGCCCATCGTTATAGGGATCAAACATCCACAAGGACCGGAGATTGATGTGTCTCATCTTAATATTCATCTGATCAATCAAGGCGGGATCATTGGTACTATTCGCGAGATTGGGATCAAAGTGCTTGGCTATGTACCGAATGATATCGACCGACTGGTTGATCAGGTACAGCCACACCTGATTCATGCTCACTTTGCTCCATATGGCGCTATTGCCATGCCACTGGCACGGCAGCGCGGGCTGCCACTCCTGGTGAGTGTGCATGGCACTGATGTAACGATGTCCGATACGGCAATCTGGCGTTCGTCATACATGGCACATCGTCTGTACCTGTTGCGGCGACGTGCTCTGGCACAAATGGTCAGTCGGGTTATTGTGCAGTCAGACTTCTTACACCGCATCGTTGTGGAACGACACGGTTTTGCACCCGCAAAAGTTGTGTGTATCCGTCATGGTATTGACGTACAACGCTTCAATCCCAAGACACAGATGACAGTCTGGGGAAAGATATTATATGTGGGTCGGCTGGCAGAGCGGAAAGGGTTACCATTCCTGTTACATGCGCTTGCCCGGCTGCGCAATCGATTTCCAGAGATCCAGCTCACAGTTATTGGCGACGGACCGATGCGCCAACAGTATGAAGCGTTGGGCCGTGATCTGCTTGGTCAGCGGGTCACCTTTCTCGGTGCTCAGCCGAACAAGGTTGTGCAGCAGCATCTGGCAGAAGCCTGTATCTTTTGCATGCCGAGTATTACCATGCCTTCGGGTGAAGCAGAGACCCTGGGTATGGTCTTTCTTGAAGCCATGGCAATGCAAGTCCCACCGGTGAGTTTTCGCAGCGGAGGTATTCCTGAGGTGATCATTCATGGCCAAACCGGGTTTTTAGCCCATGAGCGCGACGTGGAAGAACTGGCGCATTACATTGAGATACTGCTGGCCGATCCAGATCTCCGCCATCGGCTGGGTGTACAGGGCAGACAATGGGTGGAGCAGGAATTTAATCTGGAGAAACAGAATGCGAAATTAGAATCATTATATGATGAAGTTGTTGATGAATATCATCATTAA
- a CDS encoding O-antigen ligase family protein, translating to MNMLRQRIELGWHVIALTLLSGAFIPLWRQETLGDTIATSGDPIQQVVLLFSYSGLVLLWWYRQQAVSVALRGWLIWVIIGWAILSVLWSQAPALTIRRSATLLLATLYGLLLAIRYPPATVLRLIGSAMAIIVVSSLIAIGLGAPGAIMGHPHPGAWQGIMYHKNALGRICVLALIVFGVLMYQTTMPWRIGWGVLIASCVGLIVGSQSVTAAVILFIIILAWMVLIPFSMASRREKFQMTMISLGIAAPIGYLLWSYSEDIAQLLNRDLTLTGRLLLWQALLPIGWKQALTGYGFGAFWTDPSRMMDVDIALMRLRFWWALQAHNGYIDVWLELGIVGVCIVFALLTFIVQYGILYTQTNQANNKYFMHFLFLLAVFLITYNLAEAVLLETNLGKAIFWIIPSWSYFVTQKNKRVER from the coding sequence ATGAACATGTTGCGACAACGCATCGAATTGGGCTGGCACGTGATCGCACTGACACTATTGTCTGGTGCGTTTATACCGTTGTGGCGGCAAGAGACTCTTGGAGATACTATTGCGACAAGTGGAGATCCTATCCAACAGGTCGTTCTCCTCTTCAGCTATAGTGGTTTGGTATTGTTGTGGTGGTACCGTCAACAGGCAGTGAGCGTTGCATTACGAGGATGGCTGATCTGGGTAATTATCGGCTGGGCCATTCTCTCTGTCCTCTGGTCTCAGGCACCAGCCCTCACCATCAGGCGCAGTGCTACCCTGCTTCTGGCAACCTTATACGGGCTCTTACTGGCGATCCGTTACCCACCTGCAACCGTGCTGCGTTTAATCGGCAGTGCGATGGCGATCATCGTCGTCAGTAGCCTGATTGCGATCGGTCTCGGCGCACCAGGGGCAATTATGGGTCACCCACATCCCGGTGCCTGGCAAGGGATTATGTACCACAAGAATGCTTTGGGGCGGATCTGCGTGTTAGCACTGATTGTTTTCGGTGTATTAATGTATCAAACTACAATGCCATGGCGGATTGGATGGGGGGTATTGATTGCGAGCTGTGTCGGTCTAATTGTTGGATCCCAATCAGTAACAGCCGCTGTAATCCTGTTTATCATTATCCTGGCCTGGATGGTGTTGATACCATTTAGTATGGCATCGCGCAGAGAAAAGTTTCAAATGACGATGATCAGTCTGGGGATAGCAGCTCCTATTGGCTATTTGTTGTGGAGCTACAGTGAAGACATTGCTCAGTTGCTGAACCGCGATCTCACATTAACGGGCCGCCTTCTATTGTGGCAGGCATTGCTACCGATAGGCTGGAAGCAGGCTTTGACGGGCTATGGCTTTGGCGCTTTCTGGACTGATCCATCTCGAATGATGGATGTGGATATTGCGCTAATGCGTTTGCGATTCTGGTGGGCTTTGCAAGCTCATAATGGGTACATTGATGTCTGGCTAGAGCTCGGGATAGTCGGTGTTTGCATCGTTTTCGCATTGTTGACTTTTATCGTACAGTATGGCATACTTTACACACAAACAAATCAAGCAAATAATAAATATTTTATGCATTTTTTGTTTTTGCTTGCAGTTTTTTTAATTACTTATAATCTTGCTGAAGCTGTCCTTCTTGAAACTAACCTGGGAAAGGCTATTTTTTGGATCATCCCTTCATGGTCTTACTTCGTTACCCAAAAGAACAAGCGAGTTGAACGATGA